The Setaria italica strain Yugu1 chromosome IX, Setaria_italica_v2.0, whole genome shotgun sequence genome has a window encoding:
- the LOC101783089 gene encoding uncharacterized protein LOC101783089, with protein sequence MADSSALVVSGAGSGAARQQQQHPLSQIAASGTHRLLLKQWVKEEDLLARRVALREARLDGARKEIAFLYCAFFAFHAASVLLLFLSSASAGSPSPAACRRSWIPCLVSLLSSLAMLWALRYKSDTEAVLERLLAREREDALLLGRCVSELKRKGLDFDLLKEVDALRRAKSLRVEAKGAEKARRWQARDLAVFALFAAACGVLVLTRFLLCN encoded by the coding sequence ATGGCCGACTCCAGCGCTCTCGTCGTCTCCGGCGCCGGGTCCGGGGccgcgcggcagcagcagcagcacccgcTGAGCCAGATCGCGGCGAGCGGGACGCACCGGCTGCTGCTGAAGCAGTGGGTCAAGGAGGAGGACCTGCTGGCGCGCCGCGTCGCGCTGCGGGAGGCCCGCCTCGACGGCGCGCGCAAGGAGATCGCCTTCCTCTACTGCGCCTTCTTTGCCTTTcacgccgcctccgtcctcctcctcttcctctcctccgcctccgccggatCGCCGTCCCCCGCCGCGTGCAGGAGGTCCTGGATCCCCTGCCTCGTCTCGCTGCTCTCGTCCCTCGCCATGCTCTGGGCGCTGCGGTACAAGTCCGACACGGAGGCCGTCCTGGAGCGCCTCCTCGCGCGGGAGCGGGAGGACGCGCTGCTCCTCGGCAGGTGCGTCTCCGAGCTCAAGCGCAAGGGCCTCGACTTCGACCTGCTCAAGGAGGTGGACGCgctgcgaagggccaagagccTCCGAGTCGAGGCCAAGGGAGCCGAGAAGGCCAGGCGCTGGCAGGCCAGGGACCTCGCCGTCTTCGCGCTCTTCGCCGCCGCATGCGGGGTGCTCGTGCTCACCAGGTTCCTGCTCTGTAATTAG
- the LOC101781863 gene encoding actin-depolymerizing factor 2, with translation MAFMRSHSNASSGMGVAPNIRETFVELQMKKAFRYVIFKIEEKQKQVVVEKTGATTESYDDFLASLPENDCRYALYDFDFVTGENVQKSKIFFIAWSPSTSRIRAKMLYATSKDRMKHELDGFHYEIQATDPTEMDIEVLRERAH, from the exons ATGGCCTTCATGCGCTCCCAC TCAAATGCATCTTCCGGCATGGGAGTTGCTCCTAACATCAGGGAGACATTTGTTGAGCTTCAGATGAAGAAGGCATTCCGATATGTTATCTTCAAAATTGaggaaaagcaaaagcaggtggTTGTGGAGAAGACGGGCGCTACTACTGAAAGCTATGATGATTTTTTGGCCTCTCTCCCAGAAAATGACTGCAGATATGCTCTGTATGATTTCGACTTTGTCACTGGGGAGAATGTGCAGAAAAGCAAGATCTTTTTCATTGCCTG GTCCCCATCGACATCCCGCATTCGTGCGAAGATGCTGTACGCCACCTCCAAGGACCGCATGAAGCATGAGCTTGATGGGTTCCACTACGAGATCCAGGCAACCGACCCAACCGAGATGGACATCGAGGTCCTCCGGGAGCGGGCTCACTGA
- the LOC101781461 gene encoding inosine-5'-monophosphate dehydrogenase: MAASSADLADDGFSATRLFSQGVSYTYDDVIFLPGYIGFPADAVDLSTRLSRRLPLSIPCVASPMDTVSEAPMAAAMASLGAAAVVHCNTEPDAQAAIVRAAKSRRLPFVSSVPFFAPSSAPTLNDFAGYEYALVTELGDSLSRLVGVAVAADAASREVPAPVSEYMLPAPRSASASFDFEQAAAFLADEGLDCAPLISDDGEVIDLITAKDVERIRSYPKLGKPSLGADGKFIVAASIGTREDDKRRLEQLVKAGANAIVIDSSQGNSIYQLDMIKYAKKMYPEVDLIGGNVVTIAQAQNLIQAGVDGLRVGMGSGSICTTQEVCAVGRGQATAVYKVSSYANDHNVPVIADGGISNSGHIVKALSLGASTVMMGSFLAGSHEAPGTYEYKDGRRVKKYRGMGSLEAMTKGSDARYLGDTLKLKVAQGVVGAVADKGSVLRFIPYTMQAVKQGFQDLGASSLQSAHDLLRSETLRLEVRTGAAQVEGGIHGLVSYEKKAF; the protein is encoded by the exons AtggcggcgagcagcgcggACCTCGCCGACGATGGCTTCTCCGCGACGCGCCTCTTCTCGCAGGGCGTCTCCTACACCTACGACGACGTCATCTTCCTCCCGGGCTACATCGGCTtccccgccgacgccgtcgaccTCTCCACCCGCCTCTCCCGCCGCCTGCCGCTCTCCATCCCCTGCGTCGCGTCCCCCATGGACACCGTCTCCGAGGCCCCCATGGCCGCGGCCATGGCCtcgctcggcgccgccgccgtcgttcaCTGCAACACCGAGCCCGACGCCCAGGCCGCCATCGTCCGCGCCGCCAagtcccgccgcctccccttcgTGTCATCCGTTCCCTTCTTCGCCCCGTCATCCGCCCCGACGCTCAACGATTTCGCTGGCTATGAATACGCCCTCGTCACCGAGCTCGGGGATTCGCTCTCCAGGCTCGTCGGCGTCGCAGTTGCGGCCGATGCGGCTTCTCGCGAGGTTCCTGCCCCTGTGTCGGAATACATGCTGCCCGCTCCCCGCTCAGCCTCCGCCTCCTTTGACTTCGAACAAGCCGCTGCCTTCCTTGCTGACGAAGGTTTGGATTGCGCCCCTCTCATATCCGATGACGGCGAGGTTATTGACCTGATCACCGCCAAGGATGTCGAGCGCATCCGGAGCTATCCCAAGCTAGGCAAGCCGTCTCTGGGAGCGGATGGGAAGTTTATAGTCGCGGCCTCCATTGGGACCCGTGAGGATGACAAGCGAAGGCTGGAGCAGCTAGTTAAGGCGGGGGCAAATGCTATCGTCATTGATAGTTCGCAGGGGAACTCCATTTACCAGCTTGATATGATCAAGTATGCGAAGAAGATGTATCCTGAGGTGGATTTGATCGGAGGCAATGTGGTGACAATTGCGCAGGCGCAGAATTTGATTCAGGCTGGTGTGGATGGATTGCGTGTTGGAATGGGGTCCGGCTCAATTTGCACTACCCAGGAAGTTTGTGCTGTTGGAAGGGGACAG GCTACAGCAGTGTATAAGGTTTCATCTTATGCCAATGATCACAATGTACCGGTTATTGCTGATGGGGGAATTTCAAACTCTGGACATATTGTGAAAGCTCTGTCGCTGGGGGCATCCACTGTTATGATGGGAAGCTTTTTGGCCGGCAGTCATGAAGCTCCTGGTACTTATGAGTACAAG GACGGCCGCCGAGTCAAAAAGTACAGAGGCATGGGATCTCTGGAAGCGATGACAAAGGGGAGTGATGCAAGGTACCTTGGTGATACTCTCAAGCTCAAAGTTGCGCAGGGAGTTGTTGGAGCAGTAGCCGACAAAGGTTCCGTTCTGAGGTTCATTCCTTACACAATGCAAGCAGTTAAGCAAGGATTCCAAGATCTTGGTGCATCCTCTCTGCAGTCAGCTCATGATCTTTTGCGATCAGAGACTCTCAGATTAGAG GTGAGGACCGGCGCTGCCCAGGTTGAAGGAGGAATCCATGGGCTGGTCTCATATGAGAAGAAGGCATTCTAG